The DNA segment GCAGCAAGGAACTGCTCGAGCGCAACTTCATTTCCAAGAGCGCGGTCGATACCGCCCAGGCCAAGGCCGATGGCTTCGAGGCCACCGTGCGCGCCGACCAGGCCACTATCGAGGCCAGCCGTGTCGCGATCAGCTATGGCTCGATCCGCGCCACCATCAGCGGCCGCACCGGCGTGATCAACGCCTTCCCCGGCTCGCTGGTGCTGCCCACCGGCGCCGTGCCGATGGTCACCATCGCGCAGGTGCAGCCGATCGCCGTGACCTTCAGCCTGCCCGAGCGCCAGCTGGCGGCGCTGCGCGAGGCGCTGCAGGCCGGCCCGGTGCAGGTCACCGCCCAGCCCAACGATGGCAGCAAGACCCCGGTGACCGGCAAGATCACCTTTGTGGACAACACGGTCGACCCGCAGTACGGCACCATCCGCGTCAAGGCCCAGTTCGACAACGACGAGCAGCGGCTGTGGCCGGGCACCTACGCCAACGTCAACGCCGTGGTGCAGACGCTCAAGGGGGCGCTGTCGGTGCCGCCGCAGGCGGTGGTGACCGGCCCCGAAGGCCGCTTCGTCTATGTGGTGCAGCCCGACAGCAAGGTCGCGCGCGTGCCGGTGCAGGTGATCACCACCACTGCCGCCGCGGCCGTGGTGGAAGGCGTGCAGCCCGGCGCCCGGGTGGTGGTGGAAGGCACGCAGAACCTGCGCCCGGGCGCGCTGGTGCGCGAGGCGCCGGCGGGCGCCGCCTCCGGTGCGGCCGCCGCACGGCCCGCCGGTTCCGCCACCGCCGCCAACGCCGCCGCGGGGCACTGAGCCATGACGCTGTCCGAACTCTGCATCCGCCGTCCGGTGATGACGGTGCTGCTGTGCCTGGCCGTGATCGTGACGGGCATCGTGCTGTATCCGACCATCCCGATCGCCGCGCTGCCCAGCTTCAACTCGCCGGTGATCCAGGTCACCGCGACGCTGCCGGGCGCGAGCCCGGAAACCATGGCGGCGTCGGTGGCGACGCAGCTGGAAAAGCAGTTCGCCACCATCCCCGGCGTGTCGGTGATCAGTTCGTCGAATACGCTCGGCAACTCCAGCATCACCATCGAATTCAACAGCGACCGCGATATCGACGACGCGGCCGTGGACGTGCAGGCGGCGCTGTTCCGCGCCCAGCGTTCGCTGCCGATCGAGATGACGACGCCGCCTTCGTACCGAAAGGTCAACCCGGCGGACGCGCCGGTGCTGCTGCTGGCGATCAATTCGCCGGCGATGAGCCTGGCGGACCTGAATGCCTTCGGTGACAACCTGATTTCGCCCACGCTGGCGACGCTGCCGGGCGTGGCGCAGGTGCAGATCTTCGGGCAGAAGCGCTTTGCGGTGCGCGTGCGCGCGCACCCGGATGCGCTGGCCGCGCGCGGCCTGACGCTGGACGAGCTGGCCACCGCGCTGAACCGCGCCAACGCCAACACCCCGGTGGGTACGCTGGACAGCGCACGCCAGACGCTGACGATCCAGGCCAACCGGCAGATGACCAACGCCGACGCCTTCCGCAACATCATCGTCGCCAGCCAGCCCAACGGCGCGCTGGTGCGGCTGTCCGACGTGGCCGAGGTCGAGGACAGCGTCGAGACCATCAAGACCGGCAGCTGGCTCAACAATGAACGTTCGATCGTGCTGGCCGTGCTGCGCCAGCCCGATGCCAATACCGTGGCGGTGGTCGATGCGATCAAGGCCGCCCTGCCCCGCCTGATCGCGCAGATGCCGGGCTCGGTCAATGTGGCGGTGGTCAACGACCGCTCCAATTCGATCCGCGAGTCGATCCACGACGTGCAGTTCACGCTGGCGCTGACGGTGGCGCTGGTGGTGATGGTGATCTTCCTGTTCCTGCGCCGCGCCGCCGCCACGCTGATCCCCACCGTGTCGCTGCCGATCTCGCTGATCGGCACGGTGGCGCTGATGAAGGCGTTCGGCTACAGCCTGGATAACGTCTCGCTGCTGGCCATCACGCTGGCGGTGGGGCTGGTGGTGGACGATGCCATCGTGATGCTCGAGAACATCGTGCGCCATATCGAGGAAGGCGTGCCGCCGCTGAAGGCCGCGCTGGTGGGATCGCGCGAGATGGGCTTCACCATCCTGTCCATCTCGATCTCGCTGGTGGCGGTGTTCATCCCGATCTTCTTCATGCCGGGCGTGATCGGCCTGCTCTTCCATGAGTTCGCCGCGGTGGTGTCGCTGTCGATCCTGGTGTCGGCGGTGGTGTCGCTGACGCTGATCCCGATGCTGTGCGCGCGCTTCCTGTCGGCCGAGAACGTGCCGGTGGATGAGTCGCACCATGCCTATGGCGAC comes from the Cupriavidus sp. P-10 genome and includes:
- a CDS encoding efflux RND transporter periplasmic adaptor subunit encodes the protein MKTDRIDQPKGFVDSNWSAAAGTGRGRVSPWVLVTAVLVLAGLGWFAWRTWLAPKPAPKPPAAVVVTTALVQQGDVPLQVTANGNVTALSTVEVRPQVSSTVRTVHIKEGQTVKPGELLFSLDTRMDEANLAKAQAQLLKDQADLADARRTLARSKELLERNFISKSAVDTAQAKADGFEATVRADQATIEASRVAISYGSIRATISGRTGVINAFPGSLVLPTGAVPMVTIAQVQPIAVTFSLPERQLAALREALQAGPVQVTAQPNDGSKTPVTGKITFVDNTVDPQYGTIRVKAQFDNDEQRLWPGTYANVNAVVQTLKGALSVPPQAVVTGPEGRFVYVVQPDSKVARVPVQVITTTAAAAVVEGVQPGARVVVEGTQNLRPGALVREAPAGAASGAAAARPAGSATAANAAAGH